In the genome of Lathyrus oleraceus cultivar Zhongwan6 chromosome 4, CAAS_Psat_ZW6_1.0, whole genome shotgun sequence, the window CTCTAATATATTCAGGGGAAAAACTCTAATACAGTTTTGTTGCTTATCTTGTCGCTTTCGTTTCGTTTGTTATTGTTTATTGAGTCTCCTTCATGATTGCACATCTCTGAATATCTATTAATAAAAGGTATTATTGTGAACGAGTATGAATAACATCTATTAAGAAAATGTGTTATTGCGAAGGGGTATGAATAACATCTATAAATAATGATGACTTGATATAAGTCAAACATGATAATTGAACAAATGATTCTATTGTTTTCATAATAGTTTCTCTACCAAATAGCCGCCAAGAAAAGGTTTTGAGGAAGTACGAATCAGAAATGGATTGATTGGGTTTTGGAAGATTACGCTGGTCTTTAATCATCATCATGGAACAAGGTACACATTTTAATGTCTTTTTGAATGTGAGAATCATATACTCTTAGATCTATATAATGATGAAAAATTCTTAATTAAATGCATAACATAAATGAAATTAACTTACACTTATTATTTTACAAAGAAACAATGCAATGTCCTACATTTATAGTTATAATAAGAATACCCTTCACATACCTACTTCTTTGAGAGTTGCATAGCATATACACGAATTCGTACCATATGCTAAAACAAATTGTGATCCGTTTGACTGTGCTTTGAATTACAAAAATGGGATGTTTAGAAATATCAACCAAAGAATTTATGGTAACCAACATAAAGATGATTGCAGGACGACACTTGTGGATCCGACTGACCCAATGGTTAAAGGCGTGGATCGTTATATTCATCACCTTTTGCTTTTTCGATAATGTGACACCATTATTATTGGCTAGAAAAGGTTTCAAGAGGATGGAATAATTTTAAGTGTGATGGAGCATATAAATAATCTTCGAATCTTGTTAAATGTGTTGGCTTCTTGCATAATTCTAATAGCAAATGGTTAACAAGTTTTTGTGGAAAATTAAAACATATGATGCTCTTCATGAGGAGTGTGAGTTTGGAAAAATATATGAGTATGTATCATGCTTTGAGCCTTTGATTCACACTACATGTGGAAAGTGGTTCCAAAATTATGATTTACATGGTGATGAGGAGCATTAAGATCAATTCTAAATCACTTACTTGAAGTGTTGAATCCATAATCTCTTAGAACTTGTACATTCAATACCCCTACCTTAAGCATTTCAACTTGAGGAACCGCATGCTTGAAGGAATGTGTACATTTCATATTTTTAAAGATATGATCAAGATCTCTACCTTAAACATAACGCCTATACAGACCTCATGCATAAGGGATCACGTACATCCTGAATATTTAATTTGGGCTAGACCCAACACCTTTAAATATTGTGTCAGGCTTTGAACTCAGGCGCGACGAGAGCTCGTCCACTTAGATAAGTGACCCGACATGACGCAAATGTTTTGGATTTGTATTATCTCAGTTTGATCGTACTAATTTAATTTTGAGTATGGGTCAGTCTTCGATCCGTCCTGATTAGATTGATTACATGTGTCACTAATATTGGATGCCAGGATCTGGGATATTAAATCGAATTCATAATCATCATTATGGACAAAATCAATCACGTTAAATACTCTCATTTGGGTCTTCTCGCAAGATGGGTCAAAATCGCTATATAAGGAGAAAAGCATCAAAAGAATAACTCACTCACACTTTCACTTTGAAAAATAAATGTGGCTCTTACTGGCTCTTTGCCGATTGGGTTATCACTTAGTGTATCTTGCATGTATAGATGAGATAATCTTCTATTATATTTGAGGAGAGGACAATAAGAATGTGTGCATATTGACTCACTGATATTAGGTTTTTTTTAATGATTTTCATACTCGTGTTATTAAGACTTCTTTTAGTGATCTGATAGTCTTCTCTTTAATAATATATCCGGTGTTTAAATAGATGCCTAAGAATTAATGTTAGCTGAAAgcttttttttttatttctaaTCTTTAAGGGTGAACCAACGAACCCAACCCATTGATATGTCATGctattttgtttaattttttaTAAACTATTTAGCATAATCCTTATAATGcatatatattttgtaaatataattATAAAATTTATTAATGGTAAAAACTTAAGTCTAAATCAAATTTGAGAAATCAAATTCCTTTATTCAAAGAGAGATACACATTACCCTTTAAATTATATTTGACATAATTTGTATTTGTTTTTGGACTTGATTTAAATTATGAAAAGTTTTTAGGCATTACAAAATACATTTTGTTTAAATTAAATActatatttttttatgtttttgtaaaataaaaataaaatatgaaaattataTTTAGTGGATGACCCGCAAATCCAACCCAATTCATTAATGAGCGAGTTGGTTTGATTCGGGTTTAGTCTTAGAAATACGGGTTGAACACTCAACCCAAACCAAACATTATTTATTAGGGATATTCGTGTTATGGTCTGAGCGATTTTAATCCTAAAAATCATCtgaaccgcaagagaaaaaacATGTGATTCAGTTTGGTTTGATTGACTTTTAAAAATGAAACAGAACCAAACCAAACTAAAAAATGCGGTTTGATTTGATTCGGTTGGTTCGATTTTTTACAAGATTTTTATTaacataactttgtgtttagtcattcatacattatCAAATAACATCAAAATTAAACATATTTAGACAACCTTCTTATTCAATATACAAAAATCTAATCAGACAAAAGtgaaataaaaaacataaaattatatcataaaacaatatcaaaaacattataataaaacagaaaaaataaAGGAGATgggagattagagaagatgaaaatGAAAGAACAAAAGAGATGCGAGATTAGAGAAGAAATGTGCGATAAAAATGTAATTGGAAGATAAAACAATAACATAAAAataagatgaaaaagaaagaatataagaAAGGAGAGAGATTAGAGTGGAAAATGTGAGACGTACATAAAGATGAAAAAATGCGCGATATTACTAGAAAAGGCGTGAGAATGTTGAAACTATGAGTAAGAGAAAATTATTCGTAATTGTTAGGTTAAAACATAATAGATTGAGTTTTGGATTGAATGTGAGATAAGTGAAGATTGAATTGTAATATAATGCAATTTGATTTGGTTAAGTTCGATTTGCAAAATACAAATCGTAAACCAAACTATACCGTAcggttttattaaaaaataacTAACATCCGAATCAAATGCATTTTTTTACGATTTCAATCTACTTTAATTTGATTTGTAATTTTCTATTGAATTAGTTCAATTTTGAACACCCCTCCTATTAATTGGATTGaatatttgatttaattaaaatagaGACCAAATCCAATCCTTAAACACTTAAGTACAAATCCAATCTACGAATTAATTTTAAATCAAACTTTCCTAAAATTTAAAACAAAATGTACTCTTTGGTTTTTCCATCCCGCATCCCCCAAGACACGTAGACACGTACATTAATCCACGGGCAATAACTGCCCCCGTAAGTTACAAAAACTAGAACGTTAAATACCTAAGATAAAATCAGGAAGCATCGCGGAAACAAcggtctctctctctctctctatatcCGATGCCAGTTCCGAAAACTTGACCTAGAAACAATTCCCCTTATTATTATATTATACCTTTCTTTCCTCATTATAATACTCAACAGTCACTTTTGTTGTTGAATGATGATGCCACATGTTTTAGCAATGGTGGTGGATGGTGTTAGTCACTTTGTGAAAACGCTTTGGGGTCTTCAAGAAAGGCGATGGTCTTACACTTTCGACGTTGTTACCTCTGCTGCTGTATCTGTAACCATGACATTTGTGCTATGCTTCTTGTCTCTTCATAATCGTATACAGAGACGAGGTCATACTGTATTTTCCTCCTCTTTCTGATGTAACTATTCTAGGAACTCTATATCTATCTTTTCTTAATCATTTAGCAAATCTTATCAGGTTTTTTTATAAGGTTCATAATTAGTTTTGCCTACAATTGGAAAATGTTTGTAGCATACCGTCAACAGGTTCAACTTAAGTTCAGCATCTTTTCAAACCAAACAGTCAAGCACCACCAAATTTgttactttttttttcttttttcaatttttaaaatatgtttccttttatttatttattttaatttggttttggGCAATGAGATAGACTAATATGGGGACCAATCTCAACCTGAATTGGTCTAATACAAAGATTATTTGCATGGCATTGGAACTTGAAACTTGCTAGAAGCATCGTCTCAGTTTATTTAACTTATTAGTAATATAGATAAGTGTCCACTACATAGGATTTATTAACGATTAAGGAGAAGACAAATTTTAGTAAATAAAAAGTATAATCCGTACTTTAATGTTCATGAATCAATATAAACAAGGCTTTAATACACCATCGTCATCCATGAATTTGTTTTTATAAAATCACcctttaatttttattttattttcccgCCCTTGATTTCATCACATTGATTCTACCTTTCCCAACCATATTTTAGTGTATATTTGGTTTTATGATTGGAGGAGGTGTAAAATTGAATTCGATGTGTTTGATAGCTTTTGAGTGGAATTGTTTctgtttttttaattgattttatttaaagttaaaatttgcaatttttttttaaaatgtgatttttaaatgaaatttaCTATACCACTCATTTTtacaaaatattattcaaatataaattattttattttcaactCACTTTTAATCGAAATTAATTTTACATAACACATTCataattaattctttttcacgACAAACCAAATACACATTGGTTTCATGTTTGAAGTATCCATATGATTCTAAATGTATAGAGTTGACTTTGACATATATTTGTTACTTATTTAATAAATTGAATGCAGTTTCTAAACTTGATTTTAGTTTAACataaattttataatttttaaatttaaacaTAATTTTTACATTAAAGTCTACTATTCATCCAAACTTATCATTTTATCTTCAATTTGCttttaattaaaatcaattttaatCAAAATCACTTTTATAGAATGAATTCATTTAAAATCATTTTCTTTACCACAATAGGAAAAACACTCTTACAAACAGAACCCCAAACACACCCAAAAACAATTACACTTTTTGTTAAAAAGTAATTTGACATGGACCATATGCATTGAATTAATAGCTAGATAATTGTTCCTTGTTCTATAAGTTAAAAGGTTTGGCATTCCCAAGTTTGAACAAGCAATTTCTTCAATGTAGAAGTCAACCAAAGCTAATTAACTTGGAAGAAGAATGAATATACTGGGTCATTTCATTTATCTCAATAGAATCTGAATTACAAACATCTAATATTGGCTAAAAGATACAAATCACATACACTAAATCCTTTCTCCTATGTTCTTATTTATATCAATCAACACCAACTCCTAAATCCTTCCTCATGGCTCCACCTTATTTAGCTGCAGGAAACGATGATTTCCTTGCAGCTGAAAGGAACAACTTCTTATGTGCTATAATCTACAACACAATTTAACTACATGCTAGAAGAAAGGACACTTTGAAACCCCAATAAAGCGAACAAAATAGGAAAAGAAAGGCCCCTCTAAAGCAAAGTCAGGCCTTCAGGTGTCCACTCTTCTCCAAATAGGATATCACTATTTCTGCCATATCTTTAGGAGACTTACTATCACTTCCTTTCTGTTGTAAGACTATCTGCAAGATAAGGAAGGCAATCTTTAGAAATGAAAATGAATAGTGAAATCAATTATATTGATTTAGAATCCCAGTGGTGAAGTTTCAGCACAAAATTTTATAGGTAAAGCATGAGCCTAGATAACCATGACTTGTGGTTAATACGGTAAGCCTATGTTCCATTGAAGATCAAGAAACagaaaaaaagaattaaaaatgaaacaaaataaGTTAGTTACTGTCTCTGTCTAGAAGAACAACAGTTTTCTCTTCAAACTTGGATCAAACAAAGGGATTTAAAATATTTCAATTATAAATTGGACAGTTATTTATTTTCTATTAGGCAACATTACTTGCACACCATTTTAAAATCAGTTAACGGAAACTTTACTTTTGGTTAACAAGTTGTATAGATCAGTTAACAGACTAATAACCTGCTACAATGTTACTAGTTTATTAGTAAAACATTCTTTGTTGTTTAACCTATACCTTGCAAGCCAATAATTGAAGCACCGTAGTTTAGGAATTATTTTTCATTGCTATTTTCTCCATCTTTGACATTACTAAGACAGAAAAGTACAAATAGAAATGCAAACCTCACAGCCACACGGTGGTTCATATGGATCATCTATACCAGTGAAACCTGCAGCATACAAATACACAATTCAACCCTCTGATACGGGAACTGATACTCCATAATTTGACtaaaaagaagaaaaattaaGCATGGCAAATATAGCTGAACTGCTTATGCTAACACTGTAAAATAACAAATACAGCAGTACGAGATTGTAGCACCCCGTTAGCAGACTTACGAAATTCGGTTGCAAGCAGTATTATGAAAAAGTTTTACCAATATACCTTTGATCTTTCCTGCACGAGCAAGCTTGTAAAGTCCCTTTGGGTCCCTAGCTTCGCACACATGTAGTGGCACGTCTATGAAAACCTGCAACATGTGAGCACTGCATTAGCTataaataacctagttttataATTGTGAAGTACCTGCCAAACTACCTGCATTTTTTTATGACCACAATAACAAGAATATACCTCAATGAAACTCCCTTCTGGCAGTAGTGCTCTGCAAGCATCTCTATCCTTTTGATAGGGTGATATTAAACTAGTGATGCAAATAACACCAGCATCTGCAAAGAGTTTTGCCACCTCACCAATCCTTCGAATGTTTTCTGAACGATCTTCTGCTCTAAAACTAAGATCACGGTTTAGACCATGCCGAATATTGTCACCATCAAGGATGTAAGTCAGTTTTCCTTTGGAGTGCAAGCTTTGGCTCAAAGCACATGCAAGAGTACTTTTTCCTAAAATCAATAATGACAAGTGAGTCCAGAACTCAAGTGTGTGCATATGGTATCTAGAAGAATTAACCATACAGCCTTACATCTCAATAAACTAAACTCACAAGCTTTTATCCCCATCTGTAGAATTATATTTGATAAGTAGAACTGATTTGGCCAACACCATGCTAAAATTACACAATTTCATGACATCGCTTGTTTTTTTCAACTTGTATGGATTTTAATGTTCATAGAATATACCAAGAGCAAAGTTTAGAAAAATGCAATTCATTTTCCaatttttgtatttattttaacaTGCCAGGGCTAAGTAACAGTATGAGACGGGAATTTCAATTGTAGAGAGGATTCCAGTAAAACCCAATACTGAGGCGGCAGGGAACTCAGAACTCTGTGATAGTTGGACAACATCAGAGTGGCTTTTGAAATAACTTCAGCTGGGGCACTAGGAGCAAGCTGACAACACCTGAATTAGGAGGGGATGCAACGGAATTGACTATTGAGGTCTCTTAGAACTGAGATAATTTGTACAAGCCTTGCTATTAAAAGTTTAGGGTTCAGTATGTTTTTAATCCTTATAAaattacaaacttccatttttAGTCCTTATAAATCTTTTCTTTGATTTTTAGTCCTTATTAACATTTTGGGGACTAAAGTTGACGAAAAGTTTTATAGGAACTAAAAATTAAAGTTGATAATTTTATAGACTAAAAACATTTAACCCTAAAGTCTAAATCCATATCACTAGTAGCTATACAGGGCAATCATTGCAGTTTGAAGTTGTAATCCAAAACAATTTACTCTACAACCATGCTGATTGAGTTGCCATTTTCAGTGCATCATCTGAAATAGAAGCTTGTTTTATTGATCAAATTAATGCTAGAAGGTTTGGAA includes:
- the LOC127074363 gene encoding adenylyl-sulfate kinase 3 isoform X1, producing the protein MSTVKLLSPSCSTGIFRNVECRQSATSPSPAVENLGFSKLCGTNVGRSYRSPRSLVLCYDREKLNLRRPIKAKEYTGAFLIHGRKCSRKLLKPIKAKNDSEPSWTDNSAAISGKSFHKMSNIGNSTNILWHECPIQNRDRQQLLQQKGCVIWLTGLSGSGKSTLACALSQSLHSKGKLTYILDGDNIRHGLNRDLSFRAEDRSENIRRIGEVAKLFADAGVICITSLISPYQKDRDACRALLPEGSFIEVFIDVPLHVCEARDPKGLYKLARAGKIKGFTGIDDPYEPPCGCEIVLQQKGSDSKSPKDMAEIVISYLEKSGHLKA
- the LOC127074363 gene encoding adenylyl-sulfate kinase, chloroplastic isoform X2, producing the protein MSNIGNSTNILWHECPIQNRDRQQLLQQKGCVIWLTGLSGSGKSTLACALSQSLHSKGKLTYILDGDNIRHGLNRDLSFRAEDRSENIRRIGEVAKLFADAGVICITSLISPYQKDRDACRALLPEGSFIEVFIDVPLHVCEARDPKGLYKLARAGKIKGFTGIDDPYEPPCGCEIVLQQKGSDSKSPKDMAEIVISYLEKSGHLKA